From the Candidatus Thermoplasmatota archaeon genome, one window contains:
- the serC gene encoding 3-phosphoserine/phosphohydroxythreonine transaminase, translating to MTKRVYNFYAGPATLPLNVLKKAQEELLDFHGTGMSVLEISHRSKQYDEVHKKASELLRELMGIPSDYKVLWLQGGASTQFFMVPLNLQIPSKHMEYVNTGAWAKKAIKEAKLYGEVKIVASSEDQNFSYIPTNVQFSNKAAFAHITGNETIGGIEWHEWPKVPDEVPLVCDMSSNFMDKVIDVKKFGVIYAGAQKNLGPAGVTVVIVREDLINRVPENTPTMLKWKTHAEKDSLYNTPPCFAIYLCELVLEHLKELGGIPAIEKHNRKKAKMVYDVIDKSNGFYKGVAKKESRSLMNVTFNLATPELEAKCVEEAKAKGLIGLKGHRDVGGMRASIYNAMSIEGVQALCEFLEEFKENNQ from the coding sequence ATGACAAAACGTGTCTACAACTTTTATGCAGGACCTGCGACTCTACCACTTAATGTACTTAAAAAGGCGCAGGAAGAATTATTAGATTTCCATGGAACAGGAATGTCTGTTTTGGAAATATCTCATAGATCAAAACAATACGATGAGGTACATAAGAAAGCATCCGAACTGCTCAGGGAACTAATGGGCATACCCAGCGACTATAAAGTATTATGGCTTCAGGGTGGTGCCTCAACCCAGTTTTTTATGGTACCATTGAACCTACAGATACCAAGTAAACATATGGAGTATGTTAATACTGGTGCTTGGGCAAAAAAAGCGATCAAAGAAGCAAAACTATATGGTGAAGTAAAAATAGTTGCATCATCTGAGGACCAAAACTTCTCGTATATACCAACTAATGTACAATTTAGTAACAAAGCAGCTTTTGCTCATATAACTGGTAACGAAACAATAGGTGGAATAGAATGGCATGAATGGCCAAAGGTACCAGATGAGGTTCCTTTAGTTTGTGATATGTCCTCTAATTTTATGGACAAGGTTATTGATGTAAAAAAATTTGGTGTGATATACGCCGGTGCTCAGAAAAACCTTGGCCCTGCTGGTGTAACCGTTGTTATAGTACGTGAGGATCTAATCAACAGGGTTCCTGAGAATACACCAACTATGCTTAAATGGAAGACACATGCGGAAAAAGACTCTTTATACAACACACCTCCATGCTTCGCTATCTATTTATGTGAACTTGTTTTAGAGCATCTAAAAGAATTAGGTGGAATACCAGCCATTGAGAAACATAACCGTAAAAAAGCAAAAATGGTTTACGATGTAATAGATAAATCAAATGGTTTCTACAAAGGTGTTGCAAAGAAAGAAAGCCGTTCACTTATGAATGTTACATTTAACCTTGCTACACCAGAGCTTGAGGCTAAATGTGTTGAAGAAGCAAAAGCAAAAGGTTTAATTGGTTTGAAAGGTCACAGAGACGTTGGTGGTATGCGTGCTTCTATCTATAATGCTATGTCTATAGAGGGTGTACAAGCACTATGTGAGTTTTTAGAGGAATTTAAAGAAAACAACCAATAA
- a CDS encoding response regulator: protein MNNKIMVVDDEIDILKSLKNIFEKQRYEVITVESGEECLRQLEKGFRGIILMDIMMPKMDGWDTIKEIIKRDLIREVAIEIITGKGTKDHQKLEELYPYIYDYLTKPIDIKQLIESVRKCEIYLDAKKSKITTGT from the coding sequence ATGAATAACAAAATTATGGTTGTTGATGATGAAATTGACATACTAAAATCTTTGAAAAACATTTTTGAAAAACAAAGATACGAGGTGATAACAGTAGAAAGCGGAGAAGAGTGCTTAAGACAACTAGAAAAAGGTTTCAGGGGCATAATACTGATGGATATAATGATGCCAAAAATGGATGGATGGGATACAATAAAAGAGATAATCAAACGAGATTTAATAAGAGAAGTAGCAATAGAAATTATCACAGGTAAAGGAACAAAAGACCACCAGAAACTAGAAGAACTTTATCCATATATATACGACTACTTAACAAAACCAATTGATATCAAACAGCTTATAGAAAGCGTAAGAAAATGTGAAATATACCTAGACGCTAAAAAAAGTAAGATAACAACAGGAACATAA
- a CDS encoding response regulator, translating to MKKIMVVDNEPDIVDLTRTVLELGGYNVVPAYSGEECLKKLDKETVDLVLLDIMMPGMSGWDVFNRIKKKSPKVKVAFMSVLEISDKRKQVLLDEGLADYIMKPFDKETLLSRVDNILKEKE from the coding sequence ATGAAAAAAATAATGGTTGTTGATAATGAGCCGGATATCGTTGATCTTACTAGAACTGTTCTTGAGCTGGGTGGTTATAATGTGGTACCCGCCTATAGTGGTGAGGAATGCCTCAAGAAGCTTGACAAAGAAACCGTTGATCTAGTTCTTTTGGATATTATGATGCCTGGTATGAGTGGCTGGGATGTTTTTAATAGAATCAAAAAGAAGTCACCAAAGGTTAAAGTGGCTTTTATGAGTGTTCTTGAGATATCTGATAAGAGGAAACAAGTGCTTCTAGACGAGGGACTTGCTGATTATATTATGAAGCCTTTTGATAAAGAAACGTTACTTAGTAGAGTGGATAATATACTGAAGGAAAAAGAGTAA
- a CDS encoding response regulator, which translates to MAKKIMIVDDEPDILTTVGKILELDGYEVIRAVNGRDCLDKLNVNTPDLILLDIMMPEMSGWDVAARIKENPKWNMIPIVFLTVKNDVMSKGMGSLAAEDYITKPFDIKDLRNRVEKALNKC; encoded by the coding sequence ATGGCTAAAAAAATAATGATTGTGGATGATGAGCCTGATATATTGACTACTGTTGGGAAGATTTTGGAATTAGATGGATATGAAGTCATCAGGGCGGTTAATGGACGGGATTGTCTTGATAAGTTAAATGTTAATACGCCTGATTTGATTCTTTTGGATATTATGATGCCTGAGATGAGTGGCTGGGATGTTGCAGCTAGGATAAAGGAGAACCCTAAGTGGAATATGATACCTATAGTTTTTCTTACTGTTAAGAATGATGTTATGAGCAAGGGTATGGGTAGCCTTGCTGCTGAGGATTATATTACTAAACCTTTTGATATAAAGGATCTCAGAAATCGTGTTGAAAAAGCGTTAAATAAATGCTAG
- a CDS encoding metallophosphoesterase: MIKKLFDKIRIIEPFPAIYIDDLDLIVIADLHLGYETAATEEGMFIPKIQYKKIVGDINDIYGHIRASRILINGDVKHEFSETGYHEYHEVSSFFDYLKNIFETVIVIKGNHDNFINRITKKHNINLYKEFKEGDFYFTHGHQDINLSDIKEKNLVLAHEHPSLGLYSDINVKEKMKSFLYGKIHDKNLLVLPAFSYFAQGIDVNLVTKTELLSPLLRKIDIDAFKAIGIIEGEKCLPFPSIRQMRELYERQ, from the coding sequence ATGATAAAAAAATTATTTGATAAAATAAGAATCATTGAGCCGTTCCCAGCCATCTACATCGACGATCTTGATCTCATAGTAATAGCTGATCTCCACCTAGGATATGAGACAGCTGCTACAGAAGAGGGTATGTTCATACCGAAGATACAATACAAAAAAATCGTCGGGGATATAAATGATATTTATGGGCATATAAGAGCAAGTCGCATTCTGATCAATGGCGACGTTAAACATGAGTTCTCAGAGACAGGATATCATGAATACCACGAGGTCAGCAGTTTTTTTGATTACCTTAAAAATATTTTCGAAACAGTTATTGTTATAAAAGGTAATCATGACAATTTTATTAACAGAATCACTAAGAAACATAATATAAATTTATATAAGGAATTCAAAGAAGGAGATTTCTATTTCACCCATGGTCATCAAGATATTAACTTGAGTGATATTAAAGAAAAAAATCTTGTACTCGCTCATGAACATCCATCATTAGGGTTATACAGTGATATAAACGTGAAAGAAAAAATGAAAAGCTTCCTATACGGAAAAATTCATGATAAAAATCTGTTGGTTTTACCCGCTTTCAGCTATTTTGCTCAAGGCATCGATGTGAACCTTGTAACTAAAACAGAGCTACTATCACCATTATTAAGGAAAATAGATATCGATGCTTTTAAAGCAATTGGTATAATTGAGGGAGAAAAATGTTTACCTTTCCCTAGTATAAGACAGATGAGAGAATTATATGAGCGGCAATAA
- the rnhB gene encoding ribonuclease HII produces the protein MIGGLDEAGRGPVIGPLVVAGVVFENDVFLKENNVCDSKKCTPKTREMLAEKIKANAVSYEIVVVSASDIDDLRKVMTLNELEVNIFSRIIDKLRPDFCYVDSADVDDKCFGKDILSKLSFKPEIISKHKADEIYPVVGAASILAKTVRDEHVRKIAVELEPKLGIPLGSGYPADPVTMNFLRAWVDKYGDLPPHTRRSWETAQKLLKNVKIRKLGDF, from the coding sequence ATGATTGGTGGTCTCGATGAAGCGGGTCGTGGTCCAGTTATTGGGCCTCTTGTTGTTGCTGGTGTAGTTTTTGAAAACGATGTTTTTCTTAAAGAAAATAATGTGTGTGACTCGAAAAAGTGTACACCAAAAACAAGGGAGATGTTGGCTGAGAAGATAAAAGCCAATGCAGTATCTTATGAGATAGTAGTGGTTTCTGCATCTGATATAGATGATTTGCGCAAGGTTATGACTTTGAATGAGTTGGAGGTTAATATTTTTAGTAGAATTATAGATAAGTTGAGACCAGATTTTTGTTATGTTGATTCCGCGGATGTAGACGATAAATGTTTTGGTAAGGATATATTATCTAAGTTGTCTTTTAAACCAGAGATTATATCTAAGCATAAGGCTGATGAGATTTATCCTGTAGTTGGTGCTGCTTCTATTCTTGCTAAAACTGTTAGGGATGAGCATGTGCGTAAGATAGCGGTGGAGCTTGAGCCGAAATTAGGTATTCCTTTGGGTAGTGGTTATCCAGCTGATCCTGTTACTATGAATTTTCTTAGAGCTTGGGTTGATAAGTATGGGGATCTGCCTCCTCATACAAGGCGTTCTTGGGAGACTGCTCAGAAACTGTTGAAAAATGTTAAAATTAGGAAGTTGGGTGATTTTTGA